ATATCAATCACTCATCTCTGTCAACGGTATCGGTCCTGTTATCTCCTCTGGTATCATCAGTGAGATAGGTACGATAGCTTCCTTTCAATCTCATGATAAGTTGGCTAAGTTTGCAGGACTGACTTGGAGAAAACGTCAATCAGGGAATTATTCCTCTGATGAGACAGAAATGACTAAAACAGGTAATCCGTATCTTCGATACTACCTTATCGAAGCTGCTAGCTCCGTTAAAAATCATATCCCTGAGTTCAAAGAGTATTATCGGAAAAAATACTACGAGGTTACCACTCATCAACACAAAAGAGCCCTCGCGCTCACGGCTCGTAAGTTGGTTCGCATGATTTTTGCATTGCTGAGCAAAAATCGAATCTATTCAAATTACTAAGTTGAATAGATACAAGTGAATCTTTTTGTGTTTTCAAGCCTATTTTGTGTTTTTCTGAAAGTATGGGCATTGTCAGTTACGCTAATTTTTAACAATTTTTTTGATTTTTACCTCTTGACATATCACCGATTAGCTTTTTAAGATTTTGGTATTTGATTTTTTCCTTTCAATCAAAGAGGTACCCATACTGACCAACCTTCATCTTCACTCATTATAACTTTGAAATCCCCGTATCCATTTTCATCAGTTGTTACTGTACCTTGTATATGACCTGTATAATCGTAGAATGTTGTGTTAGGCTGGCGTGAATTAATACGTTTGGTTCTCACTTCATTTGTTTCTCCATCTGAAATCAATAAAACAAGCCCGTCTTTTTCCACCTCTGGTAGTCCTTCTCTTACATAACCGTAAACATCTTCATCGTTGTTATCAACTTCATACCCTCGCCCATATGCGTAATCCTTTCTAACTTCTAATAGTTTGTCTATTCCTTCTTTCATTCCATATATGTAGTAATCTTTCCAAAAAACAACCGGTATTCCGTACTCTCTGGTTAAAATATAGGCGTAAGCTTGATATTTTCTTCTGTAAATTCCAGGCTTATTGTCCTCGTCCCTATTAGTATCGTGATTCTCAACGAAAGTAACAGCCCTGTCCTCATAGCCCTCTTTGTTCACCAATCCGACAAATTTTAGATTTCTTAAATCTGCACCATCGATCATATCTTCGAAAAAGGTTCTCAAAGGAAAGTCGAATACTTTCAAACTCTCATTACCTAAAGTGTCAAGAAACCTAGCTAATTCATTTGTATTTTCTATCCATGCTTCTCCGACATAAAACAGATCTTTTGTTGAACTGTCTTGTACATCGTTTATCCATTCATTTACAAACCTATAATCAACATGTTTTACGGCATCTAAGCGAAATCCATCAAAGTTTATATCGTTTACAATCCACTTCCCCCAGTTGATAACATCCTCTTTCACAGCAACATTTTCATAATCAACGTCTGCTCCCATTAAGTAGTCTTCAGCAAACGTCTTATCCGAATTTTTGCCTTCAAACAAATATTTGCCACTTGTCCCTGTTTTTTCGTCCCAATCAACTCCATCAAAAGATTGCCAATTCCACGTAAAATCACTGTATTTACCGTTTCTACCTGGGAAGTTAAAAACAGTCCATGCTTGTATAGTTCCGCCTGGTTTCTCAGGGCTACTGTCACTCAACTTAACCTCTTCGGTCCCATCGGCACCCATTCTATGATTCAACACTGCATCGTAATAAACCTTTATGTTGTTCGAATGAAGTGATGATATCGCATCTTCTAACTCTTCCTTTGTTCCATACTTTGTGCGTGTCGTGCCCTTTTGATAAAATTCCCCCAAATCCCACAGGTCGTATGTTCCATACCCTACATCATCTTCTCCATGCATACCTTTGTTTGCAGGGGGTAACCAAACCGCTGTAAAACCTTTTTCTGATAGATCAGAAGCTCTCTCCTCCAATAGTACCCATAAATCTTCTTCTTCGGGATGATCAACTAAGTAATCACCTGTTGCCATCTCCCAGTAAAAGGCTTGAAGAATCGTTTCATTTTGAGTTGATGGAATCTCTTGATCAAAGGGAAGTTTAAAAAAAACACCACTGCATGCAAAAAGTACAAAGGTCAGTAGAAAAATTAATATGCCGGTAAAAACTTTTCTTTTATTCAAAAAATAAATCTCCTTAACTTTAAAAATAAAAGTCATAAATGGAAATGATTCCATTCAATTATAGCACTAATGGAAACATTTCCACAAACCCGAATAAGAACGATTATGGACGTTTATGAGAGTTTAGAGAAAAATAAATGCAATTAGAAAGGTAAATCTTAAAATTTCTTCATTTTTGTAAGTTTTTTGTAATTAAACATCCATTTGATTCTTTGGTATAATTATTAAAAAACTTTTAATGGATTCAATGCCGCAAAGAGGGAGGGGAATTAGTAGTGTTTAACATCGCTGTCATTGTAAACACTTTAGCCGTTTTAATTGGGGGTACATTGGGAACATTTATTGGGAATAAATTGCCAGATAATTTGAGACTTATTTTATTTCAAAGTGTTGGTCTGACTACTTTTTTGATCGGAATAGGGATGGGGTTAGATGCAAGCAATTTGATCGTGGTTTTGGTATCTTTGGCACTGGGAGGAGTAATTGGAGAGTTATTGAGAATTGAAAACGGTCTAGGAAAATTGGCAAACATCGTTGAAAGATCACAGGGAGAAACACCTTTTGTAAGGGGATTTATTACCGCCACCGTTCTTTTTGTTATAGGCCCTATGACGATAATTGGATGTCTAAATGCCGGTCTTTCAGGAGATAACTCTGTTATTTTCTTAAAATCTGTTCTGGATGGAATTTCTTCTATGGTCTTAGCCTCGGTTTATGGCGTGGGGGTTACATTCTCTGCTGTGAGTGTATTTTTGATTCAAGGTTCGATAGTTAGTTTGGCTGGAATGCTTTCTTTCCTTTCAAATCCTTATTATTTGAATGATTTTACAGCCGTGGGTGGGGCAATGATAATTGCCATTGGAATAAGACTTTTGGAGATAAAAGATATAAAAGTAGGAAATTTCCTTCCTTCTTTGATAATTGTCGTTTTGATAAATTATATTCTTACCTTTTTTGGCAGGTTTTGACAAATTCCTATAAAATATGTTATAATGTTTAATAGAAAGACTAACAAATGTTTTCTTCTTATTTAAACTACTATTCATATCTTTGCCGCCCATACTATATTCACCTATATTTCTAATACTGATGAATTAAACAAAACTAATTATCAAACCTTTTTTCGAAAGGTAGTTGTTTTTATTACTTGTTAAAAAGGCAGAAAGGAGGAATTTAAATGCTTAGATTAGAAGATGCTTTATGGAAACTGGAAAAATATGAAGATGAACTGTTATCTAATACGATACTTTACAATCAACTTCCTTTAAAAAACTTCGACGAGCAAAAAAACTTTATAATAAACAGATTGAGAGAAATGAACTCACCAAATATTAAGGAAGATGATGAAGGGAATGTATATGTCTCGTTTGTTAACGACGATACATCTCCTACGGCACTTGTTTTCACAACTATAGATGAGATACACGATCCACTTGTTGAAAGATTTGCCAGGGTATTAAAAGGAAAAATAGAAGGTTTAAAGATCGTTTCGTCTTCACTTAAAGTAGCAGCTCTCTTGACTATGATAAAGTTTTTGCACTCAGAAAATGTAGACTTGAGAAAGAACGTATTTTTCCTTTTTCTAAACCAGGCAAGAAAAAACAAATTTTTGAGTTTAGGAGAGTTTTTACAAGAAAATATCAAAAGTTTGGACTATGCCATTAAAGTTAATGGTATCAATTTGGGAGATCTTGGGCATCGTTCTTTGGGAAAATATGTCTACAAATTAAAGTTTTATTCTCGAGATTCAATACACAAAACTTCTAAAGCTCCATCAACCCTAGAGATATTGTACAGAATAACTTCTAATCTGAAAGAAAATGCAGATATGGAAGGCACCTCTGTAAGCATCTTAAAACTTGACAGATTCGAGGACAACACCGAAGTGATAATGGAGATAAAGAGCGAAGGAGACCAAGATTTAGAAACTATAAGTGAAAATTTAAGATCCACCGTCACGGAATTGGCAGAAAGATACAATTTAAAGATCAAATTGAATCTACTTTCATACATTCCGACCACTTTCATACCAAATGACCATCCTTTGATCGAACAGATCAGAGAGGTTCACAGTCATTTAAACATCAAAACCAAATTGGTTGCTTTAGACAAAGATGAAGCATTGATAATTAAATCAGGTATTCCAGCAGTTTCCCTAGGTATAGGGAAAGGTGAAATATTAGATGGCACAGAATATTTTGAAAGAGATGGTGTAATGAAAGGTCTGAATCAAATTTTGATGGTAGTTGATAATGTAACAACAGAAAACTTTGCTGAAGAAGAGATAGATCAGGACATTATAGGAGAAGAAAAAGATTAAACAGAAAGGAAGATAAAAGATGAAGGACAATATTTTAAAACGTTCTTTTCACCATTCAAAGTTTGAAAACATTAAAGAGCTTGTTAAAATAAAAGAAAAACAAGATGTAAAAATATCCCTTGCCTTTCCTTCTTTAAACGAAGAAAAAACAATTGGTAAAGAGATAATCATTATGAAAACAGAACTTATGGAAAAATATCCATTATTGGATGAAATTGCTGTAATTGACTCTGGCTCAGAGGATGAAACAGTTTCTATAGCAAAAGAGTACGGTGCAAAAGTTTTTTACTCCAGTGATATTTTACCCGAATACGGTTTTTACAAAGGAAAAGGAGAAAATCTATGGAAAAGTTTATACGCACTTAATGGTGATATAATCGTATGGGTGGATTCAGATATAGAGAACATACATCCAAAATTCGTATACGGTTTAGTTGGTGCTTTGTTGAATTATCCAGAAATAGGCTACGTCAAAGCCTTTTATGATAGACCCATTGTGGGAAAATCAGCAATGCAACCAACGGGTGGAGGAAGGGTTACCGAATTGGTTGCAAGGCCTTTATTTTCTTTGTTTTACCCGGAGTTGTCAACGATAATTCAACCGTTAAGTGGTGAATATGCAGGAAGAAGGGAAATTTTAGAAAAACTACCGTTTTTTGTGGGTTACGGCGTGGAAATTGCTCATCTCATTGACATATCTGAAAAATTTGGCACCGAGATAATAGCTCAAGTGGACCTTGAACTTCGAATACACGACAACCAACCTTTACACTCACTGAGTAAAATGGCTTTTGAACTCACAAAGGTAGTATTAAAAAGATTGGAAAAATATGGAAAATTAGATTTAAACACCGAATTGAACGATAAACACCTAATGATTCAAAAAAAAGAAAATGAGAAGATATTAGTTCCAACGGAGATACTAAGTGTTGAAAGACCTCCTATCATCACCATCCCAGAGTATAAAGAAAAGTTTTCAAAAGGGGAGAAAGTATGAACAACCTTTACATCTTCCACTATCATTACATAAAAGGTGGAGTTTCTACCGTTGTTAGAAATATTGTAAAATCTCTAAAAGACGAATACAAAATTACTCTCTTTGGTTCAAAAAAAATGGGGATAGATGGAATAGAAGAGGTCTTATCTTACAAAAATGTTGATTTTATTGATTTCCCAGAGCTCGGATACATATATTATGACAGCACCGATTATAAAACTTTTCTCGAACTCAAAGAATCTATAAAAAACAAATTGAACAATTATCACGATGAAAGGGCTAAATACTGGGCACATAACTATAATTTAGGCAAAAATCCTGCATTCACACAAGCTTTTAAAGAATTTATCACAACAAAAAATGTACCCACAATTATTCAAATTCACGATTTTCCTGAATGTGCAAGATGGGAAAACTATTCTTTTATAAGAAAATTCATAAATTCTTCCCTATACCCAATAAAAGAGAATATACAGTATGCAACTATCAATCTATCCGATTACAATAGGCTTATAAAAAGTGGTATACCTTCAGAAAATACTTTTTATCTTCCAAACGCTGCTGAATTTGCTAAAAATAAAGATAAAATAAAAGACATTGACAAAGATGAAGTCATAAATAAACTAAAGAAATTGGGATATAACGTTGATCTCACAAATAAAAATATTTTGTATCCAACAAGGACGATAAGAAGAAAGAATATCTTAGAAGCGGTACTTATAAATCGTTTGTATGGAAAGAGTAATCTTCTTGTCACATTACCAGCTAATTCTGATAAAGAAAGGCCATACGAAAAAGTTGTAAAAGAAACCTTTGAATCTGAAAAAGTTAAAGGAGCTTGGGCTATTTCAGCAAAAGATCCTTCACTTTTTCCATATATACTGAATATTTCTGATCTTTTCTTTTCTTCGTCAGTATTAGAAGGATTTGGAATGATATATTTAGAATCAAAATTCAACGAAAAAAACTTTTTAACCAGAAAATTAGATGTGATAGAAGATTTCAAAAATATAAAAGAAATAAGTTATTACGATAGATTTTTGGTTAGTCTTTCTCCTAAAGAAATAAACAAAGTAAAAGAAAAATACGAAGAACAAATCAACAAGATACCTATCTCCGAAGAAAACAAAAATCACTTAAGACGAGATTTAAACAGCAAATTTGATAAAGATTTAATTGACTTTTCATTTCTCCCCGTAGAACTTCAAAAGAAATTCTGTATGGAAGAAGAAACAAAACTTAAAGATTTGAAAGATATTAACAAAGAAATATTTGATAAAATAGAAACGTTGACTACAACAAAGCACGTTGACCAAGGAATAAACATAGAAGATTTCTCATTGAAGGCGTATAAAAGTAAAATATTTTTATTATTAGATAAAGTGCAAGCTAGAGGAAACACCCCGAAGGGGGTTCAAGGAAGTACAAAGGAAATAGAAGATACAATAATTGACGAAAATATTCTAAAATCTTTTCTAACGTTAGACAATATAAGATTACTCTTTTCTTATTGAACAGGGCGAAGGGGCGCTAACACAACTTAGGAGGCTATTCCCATGTATGAAGATATTAAAAACATTCCCACAATTATAATTAACGGTATGTCCAAAGAACAAATACTCAGAATAATGAAAACGGTAAAAAATATGGAAAACTTACCTGAAAATATAATTTTTGCTTCCATTACTCCAACAAGTTCTCAATGGACAGTTGAAGAACTAATCAAAGAGCTAAAACAGGAAGACATAGAAATGAAAAAAGTAACAGAAAATCTCAAAAAAGGGGTATACGACAATTACAAAAAAGACAGCAAGTGAGAATAAAACTCTCATCGCCTATGTCGATGGAAGTTATGACGTAGAAACCAAAATATACGGTAGCGGCATAGTATTTCTAGATGGTGAAGAAAAACATCTCTTCTTTTCTGGTAATAACCCAGAATACTCCTCTAGCAGAAATGTTGCCGGAGAAATAAGTGCATCCATCTGCGCAATGGAATACGCCAAAGAAAAAGGTTACGAAAAGATAATAATAAATCATGATTACATTGGATTAGAGAAATGGTGTACCGGAGAATGGAAAACGAATAAAAAAATAACCATAGCTTATAAAAATTGCTATGATTATTTTAGTAAATTTTTAACAATACAATTCAATTGGGTAAGGGGGCACTCAGGAGATCATTACAATACATTGGCAGATCAATTGGCTAAAAAAGCATTAGAAAGCAAAAATTTCCGTGATTTAATAACGAAATATTTTTATATAAATTGATTTTTTCATGCAATTTCAAACCTATATCCTTTTTCCACTTTTTCGCGCCATTCTGATTCTTGACCATAATTAAACTTTTTCATCAATTGTCCACAATGTTTTTCCACAATAACTGCTTCCTTATTTTTCCACTCTTTCCAATGAGGGATAACGTAGTTTTTAGAACTGGAGTTAATTTTTCTATTCAATAGTTGTGGTTTGAACTCATAATTCTTTGAAAAACCGTCTTCAAAATTGGTAATAAAATCCAAAAACTCTTTGAAATACTTTTCTCTATCCTGATTTATCAAGAGATCTTCATATCTAAAAACTTTAAAATTTGCTTTGCTGCTCATTTTTTCGAGAATAAAAGAATTAAGTTTGTTATAATACCAGCAGAGTTTCTCAAATTTCGACATATTTTTCCATTTTTGTGCGTAAGGATCATCTTTGAAATCAGTTGCCTTCATGCTCATATTTAAAAAAGGAAAATCTATTTTACTATACAGCAGGGATGCCTTCGTACTCATTACAGATCTGATCCAAGTTCGGGGATCTCTAATAACAAATACAACCTTGCTGTTTGGAAATACTTTCTCAAGTAAGTCTACAATCCCATGCAGATGGTTATTCGATTCAACATAAAGCTCAGGGATAACATCTTTAAGTACTGACTTTCGCATTTGTTCTATATACCTTAATGCCTTATCATCGTTAACCCTTCCTGCACGTCTGTCGCTACTAAGTTTATACATAGAATATTTTGGAGTTAATTGACCTACTGTCATTCTTAAAAATCCATATTTTTTAATATCTTTCTTCCATTTGTTCCTATCTGTCACAAAAACTCCAGCGGGCTCATGAGTAGAATAACAATCATCGATCATAGAAGGAAGAACTTTACCTATGAACTTAGTGCCGGTCCTACCTGTGGAGACAATGAAAACTGAATGTTTGTAAATTGGAATAAACTTCACCTCCAAACCTCTTTATACTTTTAAACCAATACCTCTTCAGATTGGCTCATTACAAACTTTGTAATCTGGCTTTCTAACTCTAAAAATCTTTTATCATAAATATTTTTCTCATCTTTCGAAAGATTTATATTAAAAACATTTAATATTCTAGCAGGTCTTTGCGACAAAATAACTACTTTATTTCCCAGCATCAATGCCTCTTTTATGTCATGGGTGACCATTAATATTGAAAAATAATTTTTCTTCCACATCTTTTCTATATCTTTTATTATTGATAGTTTAATATTTAGATCCAAAGATGTGAAAGGTTCATCCATAAGCAAAATCTGTGGTTCAACTAATAAAGATCTGGCAATATTTACCCTTTGTTTCATACCTCCACTTAATTTAGAGGGTAAAAGATTTTCAAAACCTTCTAAACCTATCATACCGATAATTTGTTTAATTTTCTTTTCATCGTCTAAAACTATTTTTAGGTTGTCGTAAACCGTTCTCCAAGGTAATAATCGAGGTTCTTGGAAAACGTAACCGATCTTATCAACAAAGGTCTCAACTGTCCCTTCACTTTGCCTTTCTAATCCTGAAACGATCCTAAAAAAAGTGGTTTTTCCACAACCAGACGGCCCCAACAAAACGATTTTTTCTCCTTCTTGCAAATCAAGACTCCAGCCATCTATAACCAGAAAATCTCCAAACCTTTTGGTTAAACTATCAACTTTTAGTACATTTCCCATTTTTCTAACATCCTTCTTGAAATAATTTTAAATACACGCTCTGTAACTATACCTAATACAACAGCTATGATAGTAATTGCATAGATCCTAGGAACATCGACATACTGTCTCGCCCAAGCAAGTTCTACCCCCAAACCATTTCCACCAACTAGAAACTCTGTAACTAACACAACTTTCCATACATTCCCTATCGAAACTTCTATTGCTGCAATTACAAACGGAATGATCGAAGCTAAGTATACATGCCTAAATATTTTAGACCTTGATACTTTGTACAACCGTACCATCTCAAGTAATTTTCTATCGATGTTCTTAATCCCAGAAGCGGTTGTAAAAACCGTATTAGGTAAAATGGCCATAGTGCTTATTAAAATAGGACCACGCCATCCAACCCCCCATAGAAATACAACAAAAGCAAGCCAAGAAACCACCGGTATGGCTTGTATCATCATCAGCATAGGCCTAAAAATTTCATATATCGTATCGCTCATTCCCATTAAAAACCCCAAAATTATTCCGATAAAAGAGGAAAGAAACAAAACAATCAAAGTTTTCCATATCGTGTTCCATAATGCCACATAAAACCTCGGTGTACTTAGCTGATTTATTAAATTGCCTAAAACTTCATGAGGAAAAGGTAACACAAAAGATGAACCTATGACAAAAGAAAGAAAGTACCAAAGTAAAACGATCAACACAATTCCAAAAATAGTTTTCATCGATAATAAAATCCTTCTGTCGGTAAAGCAGGCAACCCTTCCGGATAAAGTTCATGCATCGTATTTAAAAAGTTATCTACTTCTTCTTTACATTCCACAATAGGAATGTATTCAAAAACTAATCTATTCATAGCTTCTTTAAGTATTGGAACGGGGATAGTTAAGTATTCGTTGGTTATTTTTAATGATTGATCTAAATTTATATTAGCCCACTCAACACTTTCAGAAAACGCATTCTCAACTTTTGAAACGATATCAGGTTCTTTTTCTAAAATCTCCTTTTTAACAAAAAGTCCTGCTATAGGAAGACCATACTTTGAACCTGAGATTTTATTCCATTCATTTTGAAAGTCTAAAATTATTTCTCCTTCTGTCCCTGTTATAGCTAATGTAGCAAATGGTTCTGGTAAAGCAGCATATTCTACCTTACCTGCTTTGAACAGAGAAACTATCTCCTGGGGAGGAAGGTAGCTGAATTTTACATCTTTATCAGGAACCAAACCATTTCTCACCAAAAGATACCTCATCAAAACGTCTACAGTTTGACCTCGACCATGAGGAGAATAGATTTCACAACCTTTTAAACTTTTTACATCTTCAAAATCAACATTGCTACTTCCTACCAAATAAAATGCTTTCCACTCGTGAACGCCTAACAATATTATTTCTAAACCTTGAGCGTATAAATTTGCACCTACGGTTATAGGAAGCACGGCAAAATCTGCTTGATTGGATACCAACAACGCTACCGCTTCATTAGCATCCTTCCAAAGACTTACATTTATTTCTACCTCTTCTTCTATCGTATCTTCCATCAACCCTGTTACCGGAACGACGGTTGGACCTAAAGGATTAGTGACTGTAATAGAAAAGACCAAGAGTGTAAAGAAAAAAGAGACGATTAACAAAGTTATTTTTTTCATGGGTATTTTCCTCCTGCATCTCTCTAATTTAATATCTTTAGAAACTCTAAACTTTACATATAGCGCCCCTTTACCAGACGTTAAGGGGCAAACCCCTTAAAAACCTCAAAACCTTATTTTGTTTAAAAAGTTCTTTTGCACAGAACAGCAAAATACTGATTACAGTCCTATCATTTTCAATATCCTACCAATTTCTGGTTCTACTGGATTGACCCTTGGTATCACACTGATCGCAGTATCGGGATCTTTTAAACCATGTCCCGTGAGCACCGCAACAATTTTACTTCCTTTTTTTATCTTA
Above is a genomic segment from Petrotoga miotherma DSM 10691 containing:
- a CDS encoding transposase; this encodes YQSLISVNGIGPVISSGIISEIGTIASFQSHDKLAKFAGLTWRKRQSGNYSSDETEMTKTGNPYLRYYLIEAASSVKNHIPEFKEYYRKKYYEVTTHQHKRALALTARKLVRMIFALLSKNRIYSNY
- a CDS encoding alpha-amylase produces the protein MNKRKVFTGILIFLLTFVLFACSGVFFKLPFDQEIPSTQNETILQAFYWEMATGDYLVDHPEEEDLWVLLEERASDLSEKGFTAVWLPPANKGMHGEDDVGYGTYDLWDLGEFYQKGTTRTKYGTKEELEDAISSLHSNNIKVYYDAVLNHRMGADGTEEVKLSDSSPEKPGGTIQAWTVFNFPGRNGKYSDFTWNWQSFDGVDWDEKTGTSGKYLFEGKNSDKTFAEDYLMGADVDYENVAVKEDVINWGKWIVNDINFDGFRLDAVKHVDYRFVNEWINDVQDSSTKDLFYVGEAWIENTNELARFLDTLGNESLKVFDFPLRTFFEDMIDGADLRNLKFVGLVNKEGYEDRAVTFVENHDTNRDEDNKPGIYRRKYQAYAYILTREYGIPVVFWKDYYIYGMKEGIDKLLEVRKDYAYGRGYEVDNNDEDVYGYVREGLPEVEKDGLVLLISDGETNEVRTKRINSRQPNTTFYDYTGHIQGTVTTDENGYGDFKVIMSEDEGWSVWVPL
- a CDS encoding DUF554 domain-containing protein, which encodes MFNIAVIVNTLAVLIGGTLGTFIGNKLPDNLRLILFQSVGLTTFLIGIGMGLDASNLIVVLVSLALGGVIGELLRIENGLGKLANIVERSQGETPFVRGFITATVLFVIGPMTIIGCLNAGLSGDNSVIFLKSVLDGISSMVLASVYGVGVTFSAVSVFLIQGSIVSLAGMLSFLSNPYYLNDFTAVGGAMIIAIGIRLLEIKDIKVGNFLPSLIIVVLINYILTFFGRF
- a CDS encoding glucosyl-3-phosphoglycerate synthase — its product is MKDNILKRSFHHSKFENIKELVKIKEKQDVKISLAFPSLNEEKTIGKEIIIMKTELMEKYPLLDEIAVIDSGSEDETVSIAKEYGAKVFYSSDILPEYGFYKGKGENLWKSLYALNGDIIVWVDSDIENIHPKFVYGLVGALLNYPEIGYVKAFYDRPIVGKSAMQPTGGGRVTELVARPLFSLFYPELSTIIQPLSGEYAGRREILEKLPFFVGYGVEIAHLIDISEKFGTEIIAQVDLELRIHDNQPLHSLSKMAFELTKVVLKRLEKYGKLDLNTELNDKHLMIQKKENEKILVPTEILSVERPPIITIPEYKEKFSKGEKV
- a CDS encoding DUF3783 domain-containing protein, whose protein sequence is MYEDIKNIPTIIINGMSKEQILRIMKTVKNMENLPENIIFASITPTSSQWTVEELIKELKQEDIEMKKVTENLKKGVYDNYKKDSK
- a CDS encoding reverse transcriptase-like protein; its protein translation is MAYVDGSYDVETKIYGSGIVFLDGEEKHLFFSGNNPEYSSSRNVAGEISASICAMEYAKEKGYEKIIINHDYIGLEKWCTGEWKTNKKITIAYKNCYDYFSKFLTIQFNWVRGHSGDHYNTLADQLAKKALESKNFRDLITKYFYIN
- a CDS encoding sulfotransferase, whose translation is MKFIPIYKHSVFIVSTGRTGTKFIGKVLPSMIDDCYSTHEPAGVFVTDRNKWKKDIKKYGFLRMTVGQLTPKYSMYKLSSDRRAGRVNDDKALRYIEQMRKSVLKDVIPELYVESNNHLHGIVDLLEKVFPNSKVVFVIRDPRTWIRSVMSTKASLLYSKIDFPFLNMSMKATDFKDDPYAQKWKNMSKFEKLCWYYNKLNSFILEKMSSKANFKVFRYEDLLINQDREKYFKEFLDFITNFEDGFSKNYEFKPQLLNRKINSSSKNYVIPHWKEWKNKEAVIVEKHCGQLMKKFNYGQESEWREKVEKGYRFEIA
- a CDS encoding ABC transporter ATP-binding protein, yielding MGNVLKVDSLTKRFGDFLVIDGWSLDLQEGEKIVLLGPSGCGKTTFFRIVSGLERQSEGTVETFVDKIGYVFQEPRLLPWRTVYDNLKIVLDDEKKIKQIIGMIGLEGFENLLPSKLSGGMKQRVNIARSLLVEPQILLMDEPFTSLDLNIKLSIIKDIEKMWKKNYFSILMVTHDIKEALMLGNKVVILSQRPARILNVFNINLSKDEKNIYDKRFLELESQITKFVMSQSEEVLV
- a CDS encoding ABC transporter permease; translation: MKTIFGIVLIVLLWYFLSFVIGSSFVLPFPHEVLGNLINQLSTPRFYVALWNTIWKTLIVLFLSSFIGIILGFLMGMSDTIYEIFRPMLMMIQAIPVVSWLAFVVFLWGVGWRGPILISTMAILPNTVFTTASGIKNIDRKLLEMVRLYKVSRSKIFRHVYLASIIPFVIAAIEVSIGNVWKVVLVTEFLVGGNGLGVELAWARQYVDVPRIYAITIIAVVLGIVTERVFKIISRRMLEKWEMY
- a CDS encoding ABC transporter substrate-binding protein, which produces MKKITLLIVSFFFTLLVFSITVTNPLGPTVVPVTGLMEDTIEEEVEINVSLWKDANEAVALLVSNQADFAVLPITVGANLYAQGLEIILLGVHEWKAFYLVGSSNVDFEDVKSLKGCEIYSPHGRGQTVDVLMRYLLVRNGLVPDKDVKFSYLPPQEIVSLFKAGKVEYAALPEPFATLAITGTEGEIILDFQNEWNKISGSKYGLPIAGLFVKKEILEKEPDIVSKVENAFSESVEWANINLDQSLKITNEYLTIPVPILKEAMNRLVFEYIPIVECKEEVDNFLNTMHELYPEGLPALPTEGFYYR